In Acaryochloris marina S15, the genomic window TTGCCACAATCTTGATTTCACTATTTGGAAGTAATCAGTTGTCCTTCAGCATTGCGAATCTGCGTTATCCGCAAATTCAGTGTTTCAACTGTTCCAGTAAAACCCTCCACTTTAATGATGTCACCCACTCCAAACTGATCTTCTGCAATGACAAGAAACCCATTAATTGCATCTTTGATGATGCCTTGTGATGCTAGAGAGATGGCCACACGATGAGACCAACTCCGGCCAATAAGGGGCCAACATCAACTTTGAACAAGATCAAAATCACAATAATACCGATACTCCCCCAAATCGGAATTGCAATTCCCTTAACGACCCTAGTAATCGTTGAGATTCTCAACTGCAATCGTCTTGATACAATCGGCGTTAATAACGGACTCACAGTTAAGGCTAGGGCAAAACGATTGATGAGAGCCCAGCTGAACCGCCCATGAAGTAAGTGCATACTCCCACTAAAGAGACTGTAAGGGGCAAGGATAAGCTTCTTAGAATCCAAATTTTAATCGGACGAGTATACGGAAATCGATCCATGCAGATCAGCACTCCAGCAAACCAGATTGAAACGTGGCCCAAACTAAGGACTTGGCGAAGTAGAGTATTTAGCCCATCCCAAGAATTCAATGTAGGGAGTCGGGTCATAAAGTCAACGGTACTAGCCGTATTGCCCTTGGAAGAACGATATAACCGTCTTTGAAGTAGACAGATAAGACCATTGATGATCAATACAGCGAACAAAATCCCAGATAAAAGTATCCCCTTGTTTCAAGTATTGGGGGGCGCTCAGTCCTAGATTGCTTCAAGGCTGAAATGACAATGTTTTGGATATCAGTGGTTAAGGCACCAGAGTCAACTGCACGTAGATTCGTGTCAAGGGAAGTAATCGTAATTAGATTCTGATTATTGACGCTTAGAACGGGTAAATTATTGAGGGTTTAATCTCTACTTGAGGTTCAACCTGATCTGAGGTGAGGTAATTTCGCTGAATTTTCTGCAGGTTTTCCTGCACGATCTGTTTGCGCTCAGAGATAAGATTTCGGGCCGCAGCAATTTGAAATAATCGCCTCCCATCTAGCCAAATCCAATCCGTAGAGATTTGGCTAGAAAAGCTATTTAGCTCTTCATCTTGAGGATTTTGAGACGTTGATTCTGCAGCGAGCTGTTCAGTGGAATTGAGAAAGGGTACTGAGCAGCGCTGGGATGATGCAGCATAATGCTATCGTTAACAACCCTAGAAGCAGATGAAGGATAGAACTTGATTTAGCTTTTTCTCTCTTGAATAAATCCTAGTAAAGCTAATAAATAATGATTTAGAAATGCTGCTAACTCCTTGTCTGAAAAAGCCTAAAACTAGTCTAGAGCTAGTCTAAAACATCATCCCTAATCCTTCCTGAAGGCTAGGAAACCTTGTAGGGCTTCAGTCCAGGTAGAGTAAGTCCTTTGCCTATGAATTTTCTACAACTTCCAGAATATGGCATGATCAAAACTATCCTGCTCAGTTTCTACGTTCAGTAGACAGTAGTTTTGCCCTATCGCTCAATGATCATTCATATGCCAATACTCGTTATTTTCGCCCTTATTATCTCGTTAATAGCAATTCTATTTGCATTGCAAAATTCCTATACGATACTCGTTAGTTTTTTAGTTTGGCAGTTCGATGGGTCTTTAGCATTAGTTTTGCTTCTAACCCTTGCTCTTGGGCTACGGTGTAC contains:
- a CDS encoding mechanosensitive ion channel domain-containing protein, giving the protein MAISLASQGIIKDAINGFLVIAEDQFGVGDIIKVEGFTGTVETLNLRITQIRNAEGQLITSK